One Mytilus trossulus isolate FHL-02 unplaced genomic scaffold, PNRI_Mtr1.1.1.hap1 h1tg000373l__unscaffolded, whole genome shotgun sequence genomic region harbors:
- the LOC134702016 gene encoding uncharacterized protein LOC134702016, producing MDSKLKSVRAGHKGAVTKLLVKFDELKSKTDTEVDEVKALDDAVTQKQKTLIDLNNRLLEQTSEENLEQEITDSDEYMYELDCKIRQIRKFIKSFETNIISHDTVGPSTSRLNPDAYNFTPEARVNMNTCAIDSMNQQYSIHAPAVHTRPSENVMFQVPSEPRSSKSNYHRLPKLDLPYFNGDILKWQTFWDCFESSIHFNDTLTPIQKFNYLKAQLEGSAAQTVEGFALTNGNYETAVNLLRDRFGQPSKLIHAYMKALMNLPAPTNDAFSLRSYGDRLESYVRGLKSLGQTPEMYGSLLVPVVLDKLPIDIRKNIAREHGRDNLILDNLRKSITKEIDILEAGEGVTDSDRLYATAFFMGTQSHSYKSKFTDTHQKTNTRTCIFCSGEHYPTERSEVTDANARNQIVKQKQLCFNCLGSHRVAACKSTKRCKKCNGMHHTSICRGKEVIPGTTPEHTTQQSSVNKVETPNETRVMYSSQQNHNILLKTAIAPVVYNDQEVECNILFDEGAQCSFITQKLADQLEIKPTEKVSIQLSAFGDLSQKVRNLDTATIQLQTDTGEKVHINTLIVPEIAVPIKNNISLTTRSLPHLRELKLAHSMQSTERFVIDFLIGADHYWDILEDKVIRGNGPTAVQSKIGYLLSGPINRNINQPSTVLVNVIAHKNTTIDNEKGNSTEELSQKHNHQDDVPSGMIVTKRRPFEENIQGSDYLPRPPERTHPQLVESRNHIDTGQQLIMKEIYS from the coding sequence ATGGATTCAAAGCTGAAGTCAGTTCGTGCTGGACACAAAGGAGCCGTCACGAAGCTACTGGTGAAATTCGACGAGTTAAAGTCAAAAACAGACACAGAAGTTGACGAAGTGAAAGCCCTTGATGATGCTGTCACGCAGAAACAGAAAACATTGATTGACCTGAATAACAGACTTTTGGAACAGACATCGGAGGAAAATCTGGAGCAGGAAATCACCGACTCAGATGAGTATATGTACGAACTTGATTGCAAAATTAGACAAATTCGGAAATTCATTAAGtcctttgaaacaaatataatttcgCATGATACTGTTGGTCCTTCAACGAGCAGACTTAACCCTGACGCATATAATTTCACACCCGAAGCTAGAGTTAATATGAACACATGTGCTATAGATTCTATGAACCAGCAGTATTCAATTCACGCCCCTGCAGTGCATACCCGTCCGTCAGAGAATGTCATGTTTCAAGTCCCGTCAGAACCGAGATCTTCAAAATCTAATTACCATAGGCTTCCAAAGTTAGACTTACCCTATTTTAATGGAGATATTCTCAAGTGGCAGACATTTTGGGATTGTTTCGAGTCATCCATACACTTCAACGACACATTAACGCCAATCCAAAAGTTTAATTATCTGAAAGCCCAGCTGGAGGGAAGCGCCGCGCAAACAGTAGAGGGATTCGCATTGACAAATGGTAACTACGAAACCGCAGTCAACCTTCTCAGAGATCGGTTCGGACAGCCTAGCAAACTGATACATGCTTACATGAAAGCACTCATGAATTTACCCGCACCGACAAATGATGCTTTTAGTTTGAGATCTTACGGAGACAGATTAGAATCATACGTACGAGGATTAAAGTCACTTGGTCAAACACCAGAGATGTATGGTTCGCTTTTGGTACCTGTAGTTTTGGACAAGTTACCGATTGACATAAGAAAGAATATTGCAAGAGAACACGGAAGAGATAATTTGATATTAGATAATTTACGCAAATCTATAACTAAAGAGATCGACATACTCGAAGCTGGAGAAGGAGTCACAGATTCAGACAGATTGTACGCTACTGCATTTTTCATGGGTACGCAATCACATTCATACAAGAGCAAATTCACAGACACACATCAGAAGACAAATACACGTACATGTATTTTCTGTTCAGGTGAGCACTATCCGACGGAGCGCTCTGAAGTAACAGACGCAAACGCTAGAAATCAAATCGTAAAACAGAAACAGTTATGCTTTAACTGTTTAGGGTCACACCGAGTGGCCGCATGCAAGTCTACTAAACGATGTAAAAAGTGTAACGGAATGCATCATACTAGCATATGTAGAGGCAAAGAGGTAATTCCAGGTACGACACCGGAGCATACAACACAACAGTCATCAGTAAACAAAGTTGAAACACCAAACGAGACTAGAGTAATGTATTCATCACAACAGAATCACAACATTCTCCTGAAAACAGCAATTGCACCAGTTGTATATAACGACCAAGAAGTAGAATGTAACATCTTATTTGACGAGGGAGCACAGTGTTCTTTTATAACTCAGAAACTAGCTGatcaattagaaataaaaccCACAGAAAAAGTAAGCATTCAACTGTCTGCGTTCGGAGATTTATCTCAGAAAGTTCGTAACTTAGACACTGCAACAATACAACTACAGACCGACACAGGAGAAAAGGTGCATATTAATACACTCATTGTTCCAGAAATTGCCGTCCCAATTAAGAACAATATTTCCCTGACTACAAGGAGCTTGCCACACTTAAGAGAACTTAAACTTGCACATTCTATGCAAAGTACAGAACGTTTCGTAATTGACTTTCTCATAGGCGCCGACCACTATTGGGACATTCTCGAGGACAAAGTAATTAGAGGAAACGGACCCACCGCTGTTCAGTCAAAGATCGGATATCTATTATCAGGACCGATCAATAGAAACATCAACCAGCCATCAACAGTTCTTGTAAACGTCATCGCACACAAGAACACAACTATTGATAACGAGAAAGGCAATTCCACAGAAGAGTTGTCTCAGAAACATAACCATCAAGATGATGTACCTTCAGGTATGATCGTTACCAAAAGAAGACCCTTTGAGGAAAACATCCAAGGAAGTGACTATCTACCAAGACCACCCGAACGAACACACCCTCAACTGGTGGAGTCAAGAAACCACATAGATACAGGACAGCAACTTATAATGAAAGAAATTTACAGCTGA